The proteins below are encoded in one region of Maribacter aestuarii:
- a CDS encoding 2-hydroxyacid dehydrogenase codes for MKVAVFSTKSYDQKYFEKHAGMHNHKFSFFETALKKDTVGLTEGFNCVCAFVNDQIDKVVMQALAKNGIKLIALRCAGYNNVDLKAAKKNGITIVRVPAYSPEAVAEHALALILTLNRKTHKAYNRVREGNFSLNNLIGFNLSGKTVGVIGTGKIGAKCSRILVGFGCRVIAFDIIKSKELIDLGVEYLPLDEVFKEADILSLHCPLNQDTKHMINGRSIGLMKNGVMIINTSRGALIDTVDVIKGLTEKKVGFLGIDVYEQEENLFFEDLSEHIIQDDLILRLNSFPNVLITSHQAYFTTEAMDEITTTTLENITAFEKNNELKNEIK; via the coding sequence ATGAAAGTAGCCGTATTCAGTACAAAATCTTATGACCAAAAATATTTTGAAAAGCACGCAGGGATGCACAATCATAAATTTTCGTTTTTTGAAACCGCTTTAAAAAAAGATACTGTAGGTCTTACCGAAGGTTTTAATTGCGTTTGTGCGTTCGTGAATGACCAAATCGATAAAGTGGTAATGCAAGCCCTTGCAAAGAATGGAATTAAACTTATTGCATTGCGCTGTGCTGGATATAATAACGTAGACCTTAAAGCGGCAAAGAAGAATGGAATAACCATAGTTCGTGTTCCAGCATATTCACCAGAAGCTGTTGCAGAACATGCACTTGCTTTAATTTTAACCCTTAACAGAAAAACACATAAAGCCTATAATAGAGTGAGAGAGGGAAATTTTTCTTTGAATAATCTTATCGGCTTTAATCTTTCAGGTAAAACAGTGGGTGTTATTGGAACAGGTAAAATTGGGGCAAAATGTAGTAGAATACTTGTGGGTTTTGGATGTAGGGTTATTGCTTTTGATATTATCAAATCTAAAGAATTAATTGATTTAGGAGTTGAATATTTACCGTTGGATGAAGTATTTAAAGAAGCGGATATTTTGTCCTTGCACTGTCCATTGAACCAGGACACAAAACATATGATCAATGGGCGTAGTATTGGATTAATGAAAAATGGTGTAATGATTATAAATACTAGTAGAGGTGCTCTTATAGATACAGTTGATGTTATAAAAGGCCTTACAGAAAAGAAAGTAGGTTTCTTGGGTATCGATGTCTATGAACAAGAAGAGAATCTATTTTTTGAAGATTTATCGGAACATATTATCCAAGATGATTTAATCTTAAGATTGAATAGTTTCCCGAACGTTCTTATTACCTCTCATCAAGCTTATTTCACAACAGAAGCAATGGATGAGATAACCACAACCACCCTAGAAAATATTACAGCTTTTGAAAAAAACAACGAACTGAAAAATGAAATAAAATAA
- a CDS encoding arginine decarboxylase — protein sequence MNTKYIDLIDQTYFFPQEEFTLKEDNLQFHGIPLKELVAEYGSPLKFTYLPKISENIKRAKNWFANAIEKNDYKGKYNYCYCTKSSHFQHVMHEALKNDIHMETSSAFDINIIEKLKADGKLKDDAYIICNGFKRSQYIENIARLINNGHRNCIPIIDNYEEIDLLSESINDTFKIGIRIASEEEPTFEFYTSRLGIGYKNIVPFYENQIKDNDKVELKMLHFFINTGIRDNAYYWNELVKCLKVYVRLKKICPSLDSLNIGGGFPIKNSLAFEYDYQYMIDEILNQINITCSEADVPVPHIFTEFGSFTVGESGGAIYEILYQKQQNDREKWNMIDSSFITTLPDTWAINKRFIMLPINRWNDEYERVLLGGLTCDSDDYYNSEQNMNAIYLPKYKKDKPLYIGFFNTGAYQETIGGYGGLQHCLIPQPKHILIDKDANGNITTQLFNPQQKAEDLLKILGYGETEIKKEKREKVKDGVID from the coding sequence ATGAATACAAAATATATAGATTTAATAGATCAAACCTATTTTTTTCCTCAAGAAGAGTTTACACTTAAAGAAGACAATCTTCAGTTTCATGGCATTCCACTTAAAGAATTGGTTGCCGAATACGGTAGTCCTTTAAAGTTTACCTATTTGCCAAAAATCTCTGAAAATATTAAAAGGGCAAAAAATTGGTTTGCAAATGCTATTGAAAAGAATGATTATAAGGGTAAATACAACTATTGCTATTGTACTAAAAGCTCCCATTTTCAGCATGTAATGCACGAAGCGTTGAAGAACGATATACATATGGAGACCTCTTCCGCTTTTGACATCAATATTATTGAAAAGCTAAAGGCCGATGGTAAATTAAAGGATGACGCTTACATCATTTGCAATGGTTTTAAGCGCTCCCAGTATATTGAAAATATTGCGAGGTTGATAAATAACGGACATAGAAACTGTATTCCGATTATTGATAACTACGAGGAAATAGACCTTTTGTCCGAAAGTATTAATGATACCTTTAAAATTGGTATACGCATCGCATCTGAAGAAGAGCCAACTTTTGAATTTTACACCTCCAGATTAGGTATCGGATATAAAAATATTGTCCCGTTTTATGAAAACCAGATAAAGGACAATGATAAGGTAGAACTAAAAATGCTCCACTTTTTCATTAATACCGGCATCCGGGACAATGCTTACTACTGGAACGAATTGGTGAAATGTTTAAAGGTTTATGTCCGATTGAAAAAAATATGTCCGTCTTTGGATAGTTTGAATATCGGTGGGGGATTTCCTATTAAGAATTCACTGGCCTTTGAGTACGATTATCAGTATATGATCGATGAGATCTTGAATCAAATCAATATTACTTGTTCCGAGGCCGATGTGCCCGTACCTCATATATTTACAGAATTTGGTAGCTTTACCGTAGGTGAAAGCGGTGGGGCCATTTATGAGATATTGTATCAAAAGCAACAGAACGATAGGGAAAAATGGAATATGATCGATTCTTCCTTTATCACGACCCTACCGGATACTTGGGCCATCAATAAGCGTTTTATCATGTTGCCCATAAACAGATGGAACGATGAATACGAGCGAGTGCTATTGGGCGGCCTAACGTGCGATAGTGATGACTATTACAATAGTGAGCAGAACATGAACGCCATATATTTACCCAAGTATAAAAAAGACAAGCCATTATATATAGGGTTTTTTAATACAGGTGCCTATCAGGAGACTATAGGTGGTTACGGTGGTTTACAGCATTGCCTTATTCCGCAGCCAAAGCATATTTTAATAGATAAGGATGCGAATGGTAACATAACGACCCAGCTTTTTAACCCACAGCAGAAGGCGGAGGATTTATTAAAGATTCTCGGGTATGGCGAAACAGAAATAAAGAAAGAAAAGAGAGAAAAAGTTAAGGACGGGGTTATAGACTGA